AAATATAGATCGCGGTATCGACATCTTGACTTACATATTAGATTTCTTTCGTACTAATCTGCTAAAGTTTTGTacgtattttttcttttataaaataaagaatctCACTCtcaaaaattctgaaaaaaatataagctcagttttttaaagaaaaaaaggttaaaacaaGAGCACTAATGactaaactaataaataaaatgactaAATATTTCCCGTAATTTAGGAttaacttaaaaagaaaacacgTTATGTATTTCGAACGAGtaataaaatagtgaaaaaatatgCCGGCAAAAACGGTTGAAAACAATGAGTGGCATGCACGAAGACGACAGTGATCAGCTGGCTAAAGCGAACTTTGCACTCAAGCATCCAACTGCCGATCGAAGACAAGGGTTGTATATCTTGGCATTTAACTGTCAACTAACAGGCTCCACATAAGGCACAGCTGCAGTTTGTGATTGGCCGGCAGTATCATGAATGTCTAATCACAAACGGGCGCTGCCAAAAGTGAACATgcatacaaaaagaaaataaaaactccgGTCTTAATTATAGCTAATTTGATTAGTTGCTTAATCGCGTAATTATTAAATACGTGTTCACCTATGCATACCAACTTCCTGTTTTTAAAGCTGAAACATCCAGCTTCGTCTTCGTGCCCCAGCTagctcttcttctcctctttttcactctctaccATGGCTACCCAAATACATGGACATTCGGCGGCCTCCATTAGCGAAAACCTGGAATTAGAAGAGAATGATATCGTTGAAGATTATGATGAAGAGATGGGTACGTCTTCTTCTTGTGGCTGTTTCCGGGGACTTTGCTTTGGATGGTGCCCGGATAACAATGTCACCCGTAGACATCTACTTCTGCAACAacacggagagagagaggaaaactGGGTGGCGAATAAGCTGAGGCAGGTCAAGCAGTTTTCGGAGGTGTTGGGTGGGCCGAAGTGGAAGGATTTTATTCGATTTTTCAGTCTGCGTGCAGGAATTAACAAGAAAAGGAGGAATCAATATCGCTACGATCTGCAGAGTTACGCGCTTAATTTTGATGATGGAATAAATAGAGAAGAAGATTGTGCATAACCCGATGTCATGGCTCTATATGATACGGCTCCACTTGGTAGTACAAAGACAAGTTGGGACGTGATCACGAACctgttgccttttttttttttaattatttttgttttgtttttttcctgtttATGAAATCCAATTCATAGCTGATCTAGCTGAAGTTCATTTCAGATAAACATTCTTAATTtggatatatatctatatttatattttataatattatatatgtgtgtgtgtgtgaacaTATTGATAGATTCACCCTTGAAACATGAAGGTACTTTCTCATAATATCTCGCtacactactatttattattttttttttatttttttattattattcactattattcaatattttattattatttttt
This genomic interval from Juglans microcarpa x Juglans regia isolate MS1-56 chromosome 4D, Jm3101_v1.0, whole genome shotgun sequence contains the following:
- the LOC121260322 gene encoding uncharacterized protein LOC121260322; this translates as MATQIHGHSAASISENLELEENDIVEDYDEEMGTSSSCGCFRGLCFGWCPDNNVTRRHLLLQQHGEREENWVANKLRQVKQFSEVLGGPKWKDFIRFFSLRAGINKKRRNQYRYDLQSYALNFDDGINREEDCA